A single genomic interval of Chrysemys picta bellii isolate R12L10 chromosome 8, ASM1138683v2, whole genome shotgun sequence harbors:
- the LOC135973103 gene encoding SRRM2 protein homolog rsr-2-like — protein sequence MQADNRKRAPAWTVREVLDLIAVWGEDSVLAELRSKRRNAKTFEKISKGMMERGHNRDSEQCRVKVKELRQAYQKTKEANGRSGSEPRTCRFYAELHAILGGAATTTPPVIVDSGSGIVSSATPEDSADGGEEEEEDELAESTQHSVLPNSQDLFLTLTEVPSQASTQDSDPMEGTSAAANSSSIPPPSRRLSQIRRRKKRTRDEMFSEIMESSRSDRANLNEWKETVSKYRKEASEREDRRDQREDRRDQREDRRDARDERWWQEDQRSKDATLGLLREQTDMLRRLVELQERLLENRLPLQPLFHPPHVPYPPHPDV from the exons atgcaggctgataatcgaaaaagagcaccagcatggaccgtgagggaggtactggatctgatcgctgtatggggagaggattcagtgcttgcagaacttcgttctaaaagacgaaatgcaaaaacttttgaaaaaatctccaagggcatgatggagagaggccacaatagggactctgagcagtgccgcgtgaaagtcaaggagctcagacaagcgtatcaaaaaacaaaggaggcaaacggtcgctccgggtcagagccgcggacatgccgcttctacgccgagctgcatgcaattctagggggggctgccaccactaccccacctgtgatcgtggattctgggtcggggatagtctcatcagcgacgcctgaggattctgccgatgggggagaggaggaggaggaggatgagcttgcagagagcacacagcactccgttctccccaacagccaggatctttttctcaccctgactgaagtaccctcccaagccagtacccaagactctgaccccatggaagggacctcag cagctgcaaattcctcaagcatccctcctccatcccgaaggttatcacagataaggcgtcgtaagaagagaacgcgagacgagatgttttctgaaattatggaatccagccgcagtgacagagctaatctgaatgagtggaaggaaacagtttcaaagtataggaaagaagccagtgaacgtgaggacaggagggaccaacgtgaggacaggagggaccaacgtgaggacaggagggacgctcgagatgagaggtggtggcaggaagaccagaggagcaaggatgcaacgctggggctgctgcgtgagcaaacagacatgctccggcgtctggtggagcttcaggaacggctgctggaaaacagactgccgcttcagcccctgttccaccctccccatgttccgtatcctcctcacccagacgtgtaa